The following DNA comes from Phalacrocorax carbo chromosome 14, bPhaCar2.1, whole genome shotgun sequence.
ttttgtggcatttttttCAAGATGAACCTGTTACTTAATTTGGTACAACTTGGGGTTTGCCTCAGTCTTTGAAAAACACATCAGTATGCTTGTACTGGATTTTGTAATACTGTCATTTCCTTCCCCATGCAGGACTTGTGGAAGAGGAAGCACAAAGATTTCCAAATGAATAACCGAAAAGAAGATATGGAGATTGCTTCCCACTACCGTCATCTGCTGCGTGAGCTTAATGAGCAGAGACAACACGGCATCCTCTGTGACGTTTGCATTATAGTAGAGGGGAAGATATTTAAGGCTCACAAAAATGTTCTGCTTGGGAGTAGTCGCTACTTCAAAACGCTGTACTGCCAGGTACAGAAAACCTCTGACCAGGCCACAGTCACCCATTTAGACATTGTAACTGCACAAGGCTTCAAAGCAATCATTGACTTCATGTATTCTGCACACCTAGCACTGACTAGCAGAAACGTCATTGAGGTGATGTCAGCTGCTAGCTATCTGCAAATGACAGATATCGTACAGGCCTGTCACAACTTCATAAAAGCAGCTCTTGACATAAGCATAAAGTCTGATGCCTCAGATGACCTTGTTGATTATGAACTTGGAGCCCCTTCCAGCAGTAGTACTGATGCTTTGATTTCAGCAGTCGTGGCTGGCAGGAGTATATCTCCCTGGTTAGCTCGGCGAACAAGTCCAGCAAACTCTTCTGGAGATTCAGCTATTGCCAGCTGCCACGAAGGAGGGAGTAGTTATGGAAAAGAGGATCAAGAACCAAAAACAGACAGCCACGAAGACATTTCATCCCAGTCTCTTTGGTCTAGTGACATGGGCTATGGGTCTTTACGTATCAAAGAGGAACAGGTTTCGCCATCACATTATGGAGGGAGTGAACTACATTCTGCCAAGGATAGTGCAATACAGAATGCGTTCTCAGATCAAGGAGTAGGGGATGGCTGGCAGCCCACTGGGCGCAGGAAGAACcgaaaaaacaaagaaactgtGCGGCATATCACGCAGCAAGTGGAGGATGACAGCAGGGCAAGTTCTCCGATGCCATCTTTTTTACCTGCCTCAGGATGGCCCTACAGCAGTCGAGACTCAAGTAAGTCATTCTTCCGATTTTTGTggttgaaattaaaaatgttaattagaTCTGTTTACAGTATGATCTTACCAGTCTCTGAAATATATTAGCTTGCCAGAAACTTAAAAACGTAGAAACTTGTGTTGCCAACAATTCAGAAGAACCGAGCACTGGTCCTCAGTGTCACAGCAATTGTGGGGTGGTTCTCCTGTGAAAGAAGTTGgtagttttgttttgtccttGAACATAAAGCGGCTTAAATCACCCCCAAAACACCATTATAATTGTTAGAATTAATGAGAGAAAAGGTTGGAATATATTTTAGCAGGTGTGCAAACTGATGTCAAGGTGGAAGAATTTTCCTTGCACGGTATATTGATGATGTAATTACACCACACAGAGGTGTAATTTAGTCTTAACGATACTATCTTCAGTACTTCCTGATATTCAGGTGTCACTTTCTCATGTGTACAAAAACCGCCGTGGCTTGCTGCTGGTAATGGCAAGATAAGTGTTTGGTAACTCTTAAGAATAATGTGTTTTTTTGAGGTACTACTAAGgcttaaaatgtaatttgatgTGTGACTACTTGTAGTCTGAGACGAGTGGCTGCTTTTAAAGAGTACGCcagggagaaaaatgttttcttgatttcttttgaaTCTTCAGtagttatttttctgtctcaagATAACTGTCCTATTTGATTCATTAAACACTGGCAACTAATAGATTCAGGAATGCTACTGAGGTAGGGgcttggatgtttttttcctaaggacTTTAAGGGAGTGTGGTATTAAACTCCCTCAGGCTGACTTGAAGAAAGTCTGTGCTGTGAGTTAGCCTGTGTTTCATTGCATACCAGAACCCAAGTCGGCCAGGAGAAGGGTGTGTGAGATTATATACCCTTATGTTGCCAATTCAGATgaaaaaagcaatataaataGTACTGAAAGTCTGAAGAGTCTTTATGGGCTGAAAAAGGATGTTTAAGTTGCTTATATACTGAAATTTAAATATGGTTTTCATGGAATGGGTAACTCTCTACAAATGTCTTTAgatttattatattttacagTTATCTGCTGCAGCAAGCTTGCATGTAATTATTCTAATTGGCTGATGATAAAATCTAAACAAAGTCTGTTAGGAGAAAAATGCGAGATAATTTATAACAGTGATTTATGACGAATCCTGGTTTTATAAGGCATGTACTTTAGGATTGTTGTGAACGAAGATGCAGTGGATTGCCTGGTATGCTATCCACACACaagtatttttcacttttgcagCATCCCATAAAAACAACTGAATTGCTTGTACTGTCTGTGAGGTGTCCGGGGTTTGGACAGGTGTGTGAAGCAAACCACATGTGTTGGAGTGACTGCAGAAACAGAACTAAAACTCTGATCGTCTAGGCAATCCAGCTAGTGATTAAGTGCCTTTAAATTACTAAAACCAGCGCAAAATACAAGAGATTGTATTACTGGAGGCTGAATGATGTCTAGATTACTTAAGAATTAGGAATTAAGGAATTAAATGAAAGTGGCCTTTTTCTTAACAACTCTTTGCAGATGAGAGGAAGATGACTTCGGGTGTTGACTCAGCGCAGTGCTGAGACAGCACATCAGCAGGCACAATCAAATTATTTGTTCCAAATCTTGTCTTGAATGCGGTTTCCGATAAAAGAGGTGTTCTAATGATGGGAAAGGGGAAGCGGGGTAGTGGTGGTGGTTGGGCAAGTAGTTTCAATATTCCACTAGTGCTTGtaaaactaaaggaaaaactgaataGCAACACTTCTCACTCTCTGAAATGAGAGGAAAGCCCAAACTGAACAGGCACAGGGGCTGCGTATGTTGGCAGTGGCCAGCCAGTCTGGCTGCTGCTCCAAGAGCAGTGTGTGCAGAGTCAAAGTAACCATGCTGAGCATGGAGGATGTTTTGAGTCTGAGCTGCTCATGGTTTCCCCATGTTGGCCATCTGGAGAGGTGAGCAGGGATGAAATACTCCTTTCTGCCCTGCTGCAAAGGGATGTTTCTGTGCACTGTGGGGCCTGAGCTCATGGGATGGGTGTGTGTCTGCGTGCTGTGGGGAAGCACACAGGAGGAGCCCTGCATGCATTTTAGGCTGAATTTtctttgggggatttttttgctaTGATTTCACAGGATTTGAGACAGGTGCATGTTCAGTTTCAGTTAACACTTGGACATCTTGTCAGCAGCAAGTCTATTGTGCGCTTGCGTGTGTGGATGTGTGGTTTGGGTGAAATCCGAGTTGGTCGCTTGGGTGAGATTGCTTCTCTTTCAGTGTGAAGTGAAAGCATCCCCACTACTCCCAACCATCACTGTCTTGGTCCCTATGGTCAGTAGGGTCTTTTGGTCTCACATTCATATTTCCCATCTCCAGCAGGTGGAAGCAACCCTCTTGCGAACTGCTCCATCTCCCAAGTTGCCAAGTTACAAGGTTCTGCTTAGGTTGGTTATTGGTACCCCAGGTCCTTCACTTCCCTGCTAGAATTCAGAATTAGGTTAGAGGTGTTGCAAACTTAGCTCctgtgtgtgaaaaaaaaattgattttcttGTGTGAAAACGGATAATGGCAGGTGTCTGCACTGTGTAATGAGTATTTGGGATGTGTTTAAATTTCAGCTTGAAGTTGTCTTTGATTTAGTAGTGTCAGgcttcagtctttaaaaaaggCTTCATAGTCTAGGGCTCCTTCTTTACCTCATTTATTTCGAAGTGTGCCTATCTGTGTTGTTCATAGCTAAGATGAAAAGGTGCTGCTTTGCTGAGGAAATTGGTGTTGAATGTTCCTTCATAAGTagctaagaagaaaaaaagttacctAGAACTCTGTTCTTTGAGGCTCATGCACTTTTCTGATCTATTCAGTTATTGTAAGATGCTGCTTGTTAAGTCTGAAAGCTCTCGTGGGATAATTTGGGTACTATTTGCAAATGCCTCTATACTGGAGGACTAACACAGACCTTCTGGCAATGCAAAAGCTGATTTAGGAGAGTCCATCTTAAAAGTTCAGCATTAGTGTCTTCCTCCTGAAACTGTGCAAGATGTTCATTTGGCCTTGCACGAAGCAGTATTGCATTTCAGCAACACGCGAGCAGCATTTTGGAAGGTGGATCTTACAAGTAACCATTGCATCACCCTTTTAATTCAGTGACTTTTTGAGGCAGTATACTTCACAGATTAAAAATACTCCCCTGCTCCTGTGTTATACAGGTTTACTTCATTTATGTAATGTTGCAAAGAAACTCATTGCAGTCACTGAaactttgcttttgaaacaaCTAACAGTTCATTTACACTTTGTAGTGGTACTTCTTTCAGTGAGAAACATGTTCTCATCAATACATGCAGAGTGTACTAAAGGGTCCCAAACACAGTAGACTGTACTTAAGTATGATGCAGTGGGgcctcaaaaatatttttttcaattgaaAGGATAAGAAAGTTCTCTCTGAATCAGTTGATTAGTTTCCAGATTCTCATGGGGCGCTGCTGAGAGTCTTTGAATTCGATCACGCTACGGATTAAAAAGGAGTGTCTGAAGTAATCTTATAAGTGGTAATCTAACATCGTGGAAAGAGCTGAGATTCTTAATGTCTGCCATGAAGAGTATATCTTCCTCTGAGAAAGAATGATCAAATAAGATCTGCAGAAGAATCCAAACTAAGTTGAGATGCTAGCTTGAGAATGTGATTAAGCTCACAGTTTCTGCAGGGTGGTATCAGTCAAGCACAAAGCTTGATGAGGACCGTCTTTTCATGCTAATTTGAATTTATTAATTTGGATTCTCTGATTAGCATAAAACATattaggtttgggtttttttttctcatcctgtTTGGGCTGATCAGGATGAGAGTCTGTCATTCCTTCTGTGAAACATTCATATATATGTTTTCCTCACCAAGCTGTATTAACTTGGAACAGCAATTCTCCAAAATAAACTGAAGGATGGGCTCTTATAAATAATAACTTTCTTCATAACTGAGCCAGGAAGAATTTCCTCCACAGAGTTGCCATATAACATgtctgccttttattttaatcttctttcttGAAGTACGTAGGTTTTCTAAAGAAACATAGTGCTATTTGTTAGTTTTGATA
Coding sequences within:
- the ZBTB46 gene encoding zinc finger and BTB domain-containing protein 46 isoform X3 encodes the protein MSSAVVGETLDLEPSLLLDLWKRKHKDFQMNNRKEDMEIASHYRHLLRELNEQRQHGILCDVCIIVEGKIFKAHKNVLLGSSRYFKTLYCQVQKTSDQATVTHLDIVTAQGFKAIIDFMYSAHLALTSRNVIEVMSAASYLQMTDIVQACHNFIKAALDISIKSDASDDLVDYELGAPSSSSTDALISAVVAGRSISPWLARRTSPANSSGDSAIASCHEGGSSYGKEDQEPKTDSHEDISSQSLWSSDMGYGSLRIKEEQVSPSHYGGSELHSAKDSAIQNAFSDQGVGDGWQPTGRRKNRKNKETVRHITQQVEDDSRASSPMPSFLPASGWPYSSRDSSADVTVTEPSSSDSRVERSDPYANVDEALIGGEASYISQPLTPEKEDALQAATVANLRAALMSKNSLLSLKADMLGEDSSLLFEYLPKGTHSLSLNEFTVIRKKFKCPYCSFSAMHQCILKRHMRSHTGERPYPCEICGKKFTRREHMKRHTLVHSKDKKYVCKVCNRVFMSAASVGIKHGSRRHGVCADCSGRGIAGHLDHNGGDGSPDECYPGEGQYMEDPDDIKVEGDEEMGDDDDIKWKDDVGMSQDDVILDDDKDVDSPQDQDNSGENDKDFAWIS